Sequence from the Miscanthus floridulus cultivar M001 chromosome 16, ASM1932011v1, whole genome shotgun sequence genome:
GCTGATATCCTGGCCTCTGTTGCTGCACTTTTGCCAGTTGCAGAGACAGTTTGGCGTCTGTTGCTCCACTGACGGTTGTTCCAAAGTGCACGCGTACGCAACATATATGTATACACGATTCACCAGAGAAAGGAAGAGTCCGTGGAACTCTCCTTCATAGGGTGTTTTGTGCTGCGCCTCTTCGAATTTCTGTCGAGCTAGCTAGCTACATTTCTAGCTAGGCAGAACAATTGCTGCTTTATTCTCGGATCGGATGATGCCTGTTTGAAGTACCGCTTGCATTTTGGGCGGTTTCGGATGGTCAAAAAGGTCAGGTACTGGACATTGGCCGTGTTTCGGATATAAGGAATCAGATTGTTGCTTCAGAAAGATCGATCACGATATTAGGGAACGTTCGCACGGCTCCTCCGGAGCCGTTTTGGTATGAATCATTTGgtagggctcctctggaggagccggagccggagattaacccaaacaggcccttagtctaGGACAGTGCGGTGACGCGGAGAATTTTCTCAGAGATTTTTCTCGATCGGTGAAacgtgaaactgttcttgacttAGACTCTATGTTTGCGGTAGGCGGGAGTGATGGCTTCAAGCAAACAAGATACCTTCAGCATCCAGACGACCGTCCATGTTCTACATTTAGGGTAATACTGCAACTTTTGCCGATCACATCAAGGCAAAAGTTGTTCCCATGACCAGATTCTGTAGTTTGCattttcttttcttgttctgcCTCTTCCATCAGTTCTTCTAAGGAAAGGAGGAAAGTATGTTTCTTGATACGATGAATGAATTTCTTTCACTCAAGAGGAGGCACGTCCGTGAATCGACACAATTGAGACTCTTCTTCTTAGTACAATGAtatgcaaatcttttgcgtattcgagaaaaaaattgACACAATTGAGCAGGTGAGCTACGAATCGTTTCTCCCAAAATGCAGAATTTTTGCAGTATCATATGTTGGTTATTTTACACTATTCCTGCACAATTCTTATGAGGTAAGTAACCGTGTAGCACAAACCATACAAGCACATAGCGAAAAAAGAAGTACCAACGAATTGGAATCTTCCAAAAGCCCTGATAAAAATTATACAATCAGAATAGCCTTTAGTCTTGGTGAGTATATAAGTACAGTTTCAAGACATACACGTATGGGGTCTGTAGCTTGCCTAACTATGTAATGCCCAACCTTTGCCTTGCACACTTTCTTTCTTATACATGTGTTTCGTTTATTGTCCCACAATAATGTCTTTCTTAACCCTCGGAACTACAGTATGTATCAAGCTCGCTTCTGCATCATATAGTGCCACACTTCTGATAGCATGCCACACCTCAAACTGTTACACCTATCAGTGACAGTGACAATCACCATCCACACTTGGGAACCTTCGGAGTCGGAGGCACACAGCATAGGTTCAGTGGTCTCATAGATCAGCTCGTTGTCAGCTTGTCATGCCAGGGACAAAAAATGTTAAACCAAGGAATGCCGCCACTAACAGCAGCCAAACATATGCACCAGCACTATCAACTGCAAATCGCAAGCAAGACAAATCAAAACAGCTCAACACTAGACAAAAAATATGGTCCTAAAGCTGCAGCACTCTGAGGCTTAACGATTCAGGCATGTAGAAAAGCAACAGCAGCATGGCCAAACTTTGTGGAAGATTGCATTGCAGAATAGGGTAACACGGAACACCAGGGAACAATCTGTTCTTACATGAGATGAGACGGGGGTTTCCATCTCTgtgtcttgttttttttttactaCTCCTAATAAATATTACTAGGATGCACTACGGCACAAGAAGGTGAGCAACGCCACTCTGACCACAGCACTACCTCGGCAACGGGCACCGGCAGCCGCCGCTTGGTGCTCCCTGCCTTCCTCGCACTAGACAGCGCCAATCAGGAGACGACCCTCGCGTGGCCCAGGTCGATCAGGTCCCAGAGCACATGTTAGCCAGGCTGGCCCACAGATCATCTCCGTCCATGTCCATGTcgatgtcaaaatcaagaagcTGCTGCTGGTACTGATGGTGCCCATGATGCCCATTGGCTGCAGCTGGCGCGGCCACCGGCGCTTCCCACTTCCACTTGCCGTCGTCAAATGTTGTGGTTTTGCCACTTTCCCTGCACTGGGTGTCGTAGCAgcagctggtggtggtggtgaggtcGCTGTAGTGACAGTGCTCGTAGCTGTAGTTGTCTGAGGCCTCCCTCTCGTGGCCTGCAACAGCCTCGGCCTCTGTCTCGGCATTCCTCGCGAAGCGGCCCTGCACCCTGGGCCTGCTGTCCGCCAGCGTCTTCCTGCAGGCATACTGAAGAGGTCCGGAGCAACAGATGCATTAGAGGACATGCAAACATTGAAATTGCATTTGCAGATTGCGTGGTGCGGGAAATCATTACAGTGATCTTTTTGTGGAAGTTCCTCTGGTTACGCTTCGTACGGTAACGCTCAATCTTCTCCTTGCGTTCTTCAGCGCTGTAACGGCCAACCTTCTGAGTGAAAGGCACCCCTGCATCTTGGCCGTGTGGGTCACCTGaaagtggtggcggtggtggagacgccGCGACATTCATCACCTGCTTTGTATAACATGGGTgagaaatgattaaaacttgttTATGACCAGCTATAAGACCAgcttgtggtctgttggattaccTGGAGGTCACCAGTACTGAAGACACGCCGCATGGCTCCAGTGCTGAACTCCAAAAGGTCACCGGAAGAtgaggaaggggaagaaggaaCATGGGGAAGAGGCAACTGGCATGCCGAAGCCGAAGGAGACGAGCAAGAAAAGGTGGCATTACTGCTGAGCTGTTCAGACAACTGGAGGTGAATAGGGAGGAAATGCGAGTTGATGTTGCTATGTATGTAGTAGGAAGGCAGGGAAGATGGGTAGGGAGGCGGCGCTGATGCAGCAACATTGGGAAGTGCTAGCAAGCCACCGTTGCCGTGGAAGAAACCCCCTCGAGGAATTTCAGTCGGAGCTGTGGGCACAGCAGAGGAGAAGCCCACTGCATGGTGCATGGAGAGGTCACTGTAGTTGGGTGGCGACGAGGATGAAGGATGGAACATGACTTTTGGGCGTGAATCCCTCTGATGTGTTTGGGGAGTCAGTGCAAGTGAAGGAGGGTTGG
This genomic interval carries:
- the LOC136509848 gene encoding two-component response regulator-like APRR1, whose product is MHQIFSFYTNPPSLALTPQTHQRDSRPKVMFHPSSSSPPNYSDLSMHHAVGFSSAVPTAPTEIPRGGFFHGNGGLLALPNVAASAPPPYPSSLPSYYIHSNINSHFLPIHLQLSEQLSSNATFSCSSPSASACQLPLPHVPSSPSSSSGDLLEFSTGAMRRVFSTGDLQVMNVAASPPPPPLSGDPHGQDAGVPFTQKVGRYSAEERKEKIERYRTKRNQRNFHKKITYACRKTLADSRPRVQGRFARNAETEAEAVAGHEREASDNYSYEHCHYSDLTTTTSCCYDTQCRESGKTTTFDDGKWKWEAPVAAPAAANGHHGHHQYQQQLLDFDIDMDMDGDDLWASLANMCSGT